A single genomic interval of Croceibacter atlanticus HTCC2559 harbors:
- a CDS encoding alanine/glycine:cation symporter family protein gives MRKQLLSIFTLLIPIITFAQEQTTSEKIDAVFSEYTGWFVEGIFYEIPFSETFQIPWVLIVLIGGALFFTIYFKFINITGFSKAIQVVRGKYEDIEKHGAEELYGADGIAMSDEGDIVDTIRDESADGEVSHFQALTAALSATVGLGNIAGVAVALSIGGPGATFWMIVAGLLGMASKFAECTLGVKYRDVGPDGTVYGGPMYYLKKGLKEKGLGGLGKVLAVVFAIFVIGGSFGGGNMFQANQAAAQFVQLFDIESANAGMFFGIGMAVLVAVVIIGGIKRIASVTEKIVPFMAGIYVLAALIILGANFTLIDDAFGLIFEGAFSGLGIAGGLIGVMIQGIRRGAFSNEAGVGSAAIAHSAVRTKYPASEGIVALLEPFVDTVVICTMTALVIIITNFESSFMEYGTPITEGVELTATAFDTVIPHFSIVLTIAVILFAFSTMISWSYYGMQGWKFLFGKGRITDLVYKFLFLMFVIVGASISLGSVIDFSDAMIFAMVVPNIIGVILLSPKIKKELKKYNKAISKKHNALEDGATDVNNL, from the coding sequence ATGAGAAAACAACTTCTCTCAATTTTCACTTTATTAATACCCATTATTACGTTTGCCCAAGAGCAAACAACATCAGAAAAGATAGACGCTGTCTTTAGCGAATACACTGGTTGGTTTGTTGAGGGCATTTTTTATGAAATCCCATTTTCTGAAACCTTTCAAATTCCTTGGGTACTTATAGTATTAATAGGTGGAGCATTATTTTTTACAATATATTTTAAGTTTATAAATATTACTGGTTTTTCTAAAGCAATTCAAGTTGTTAGAGGAAAATATGAAGATATTGAAAAGCACGGTGCAGAAGAACTTTATGGAGCCGATGGTATTGCAATGTCTGATGAAGGTGATATTGTAGATACTATAAGAGATGAAAGCGCAGATGGTGAGGTTTCTCACTTCCAGGCATTAACTGCAGCATTATCTGCAACAGTAGGACTAGGTAACATTGCAGGTGTTGCAGTAGCACTATCAATTGGTGGTCCTGGTGCTACATTTTGGATGATAGTGGCTGGTCTTTTAGGTATGGCATCTAAGTTTGCAGAATGTACACTTGGTGTAAAATACAGAGATGTTGGTCCAGACGGTACAGTTTATGGTGGCCCAATGTACTATCTTAAGAAAGGTTTAAAGGAAAAAGGCCTTGGTGGTCTTGGTAAGGTATTAGCAGTTGTCTTTGCTATATTCGTTATTGGAGGATCTTTTGGTGGTGGTAATATGTTTCAAGCTAACCAAGCAGCTGCTCAATTTGTGCAGTTATTTGATATAGAATCTGCAAATGCAGGTATGTTTTTCGGTATAGGTATGGCTGTGTTGGTTGCGGTTGTAATTATTGGAGGAATTAAAAGAATTGCTTCTGTTACAGAAAAGATTGTTCCGTTTATGGCTGGTATTTATGTATTAGCAGCTTTAATAATTTTAGGAGCTAACTTCACGTTAATTGATGATGCATTCGGTTTAATATTTGAAGGTGCATTTTCTGGATTAGGAATAGCTGGTGGTTTAATAGGTGTAATGATACAAGGTATACGCCGTGGTGCATTCTCTAACGAAGCTGGTGTTGGATCTGCTGCTATTGCTCACTCTGCAGTACGTACTAAGTATCCTGCTAGTGAAGGTATTGTTGCATTATTAGAACCTTTTGTTGATACGGTTGTAATTTGTACAATGACTGCATTAGTAATTATTATTACAAATTTCGAATCATCTTTTATGGAGTACGGAACTCCAATTACAGAAGGTGTAGAGCTTACAGCAACAGCTTTTGATACGGTAATTCCTCACTTCTCAATAGTATTAACAATTGCAGTAATCCTGTTTGCATTTTCTACTATGATCTCTTGGTCATACTATGGAATGCAAGGTTGGAAATTCCTTTTTGGTAAAGGGCGTATTACAGATTTAGTATATAAATTCTTATTCTTAATGTTTGTAATTGTAGGAGCATCTATTAGTTTAGGTTCTGTTATTGATTTCTCTGATGCAATGATTTTTGCAATGGTGGTTCCAAATATTATAGGTGTAATCTTGCTTTCACCAAAAATTAAGAAAGAACTGAAAAAGTATAATAAAGCAATTTCTAAAAAACACAATGCACTAGAAGATGGTGCTACAGATGTAAATAATCTTTAA
- a CDS encoding acyl-CoA dehydrogenase family protein: MYFTEEHNLFRESFREFLQKEVVPHIDKWEETGHIERFIWEKFGEMGYFGLTYPEQYGGLGLDFFYTVIFLEELQRVNSGGFAAAMWAHNYLAMTHLNAEGDERIKEKYLSASISGEMIGCLCVTEPFCGSDVAAMRTTAVKKGDKYIINGSKTFITNGVYSDYLVVAAKTAPELGNKGMSMFVIDRDTKGVSATKLNKLGWRASDTGEIAFDNVEIPAENLMGEEGKGFPYIMQHFASERLIMGINAHARAEFALEYAMDYMKEREAFGRSIDKFQALRHIIAQRVSEVEMAKTFNYTVSKRLSENEYVVKEASMSKLLSTKIADETIYDCLQMLGGYGYIEEYPMARLLRDSRLGPIGGGTSQILKEIIAKMVIDKKEYKAAAR, from the coding sequence ATGTATTTTACAGAAGAACATAATTTATTTAGAGAAAGCTTTAGAGAGTTTTTACAAAAAGAGGTTGTACCACATATTGACAAGTGGGAAGAAACCGGCCATATAGAACGATTCATCTGGGAGAAGTTTGGTGAGATGGGATATTTTGGTCTTACTTACCCAGAACAATATGGAGGGCTTGGTTTAGACTTTTTTTATACTGTTATCTTCTTGGAGGAATTACAGCGTGTTAATTCTGGTGGTTTTGCAGCTGCAATGTGGGCTCATAATTACTTAGCTATGACACACCTAAATGCCGAAGGTGATGAGCGCATAAAAGAAAAATACCTGTCTGCAAGTATCTCAGGAGAAATGATAGGTTGCCTTTGTGTTACAGAGCCATTTTGTGGATCAGATGTCGCTGCAATGAGAACAACAGCAGTTAAAAAAGGAGATAAATACATTATTAATGGATCTAAAACATTTATAACAAATGGTGTTTATTCAGACTACCTCGTAGTTGCAGCAAAAACAGCTCCAGAACTTGGTAACAAAGGGATGAGTATGTTTGTGATAGATAGAGATACAAAAGGAGTATCTGCCACTAAGCTTAATAAATTAGGTTGGAGAGCATCAGACACAGGAGAAATAGCATTTGACAATGTAGAGATACCTGCAGAGAATTTAATGGGAGAAGAAGGTAAAGGCTTTCCTTATATTATGCAGCACTTTGCTTCAGAGCGTTTAATTATGGGAATAAATGCTCACGCCAGAGCAGAGTTTGCTTTAGAGTATGCTATGGACTATATGAAAGAACGTGAAGCTTTTGGACGCTCAATAGATAAATTTCAAGCTCTAAGACACATTATAGCACAACGTGTAAGTGAAGTAGAAATGGCAAAAACATTTAATTACACAGTCTCTAAACGCTTAAGTGAAAATGAATATGTTGTTAAAGAAGCAAGTATGTCTAAACTTTTGTCTACTAAAATTGCAGATGAAACAATATATGACTGCTTACAAATGTTAGGAGGTTATGGTTATATTGAAGAATATCCTATGGCAAGATTGTTAAGAGATAGTCGTCTTGGTCCTATTGGTGGAGGTACTTCTCAAATTCTGAAAGAAATTATAGCCAAAATGGTAATAGATAAAAAAGAATATAAAGCTGCTGCTAGGTAA
- a CDS encoding tyrosine-type recombinase/integrase, producing the protein MATIKAFLDYLRLEKKYSIHTINAYNNDLVALSDFVSREFSETSINNIPYALIRSWIISLVDSGISNRTINRKVSSLKSYYSFLQKIEELEVSPLIKHKSLKVEKRLQVPFSKKEVSDVLSGFTLNSFEDYRDKAIVELFYSTGMRRSELINLKLSDINIANHYVKVLGKRNKERIIPLIESVSLTLRQYFEIKDAEFKESSKWIFVTSKNDKVYETLVYRIINNYFSKVSSKIKKSPHLLRHSFATHLLGEGANLNAVKDLLGHSSLAATQVYTNNDIAVIKRAYSASHPRNKN; encoded by the coding sequence ATGGCTACAATTAAAGCATTTTTAGATTATTTAAGGTTGGAAAAAAAATATTCCATCCACACTATTAATGCATATAATAATGATCTTGTAGCATTGTCAGATTTCGTTTCTAGAGAATTCTCAGAGACATCAATTAATAACATTCCTTATGCCCTTATAAGGAGTTGGATAATTAGCCTAGTCGATTCAGGTATTTCTAATCGCACAATTAATAGAAAAGTTTCCTCCCTTAAGTCTTACTACAGTTTTTTGCAAAAAATTGAAGAGTTAGAAGTTTCCCCTTTAATAAAACATAAATCTTTAAAAGTTGAAAAAAGGTTACAGGTACCTTTCTCTAAAAAGGAAGTTTCAGATGTGTTGTCAGGTTTCACATTAAATTCATTTGAAGATTACAGAGATAAAGCAATAGTTGAGCTATTTTATAGTACAGGAATGAGACGTTCAGAGCTAATTAATTTAAAATTGTCTGATATTAATATAGCTAACCATTACGTAAAGGTTTTGGGTAAAAGAAATAAAGAGCGGATTATTCCATTAATTGAGAGTGTGTCGCTTACTTTAAGACAATATTTTGAGATTAAAGATGCTGAGTTTAAAGAATCTTCTAAATGGATTTTTGTAACCTCTAAAAATGATAAAGTTTACGAAACGCTTGTCTATAGAATTATTAATAATTACTTTAGTAAGGTGTCGAGTAAAATAAAAAAGAGTCCACATTTATTGCGGCACTCATTTGCTACACATTTATTGGGTGAAGGTGCAAACCTAAATGCTGTTAAAGATTTATTGGGGCATTCAAGCCTTGCTGCAACACAAGTTTATACTAATAATGATATTGCAGTAATTAAAAGAGCTTACTCTGCATCGCACCCAAGAAACAAAAACTAA
- a CDS encoding ComEA family DNA-binding protein — protein sequence MKSHFVFSKSERNGIFLLVTIILVLQLAYWLIPFPKGVAPKDTPELVRFQQKVDSLKQLKIKENTPKQYPFNPNFLTDYKGYTLGMSTQEIDRLLAYRKQNKWVNSKKDFQDVTKVSDSLLNTFSHLFKFPDFITNPKKKKVFAKDRKLSYKDKIDLNKATALQLQEVYGIGPYYSEKIIAYRTKLNGFSDNVQLNDVYGLEPNVINNILKKFTVKTPVNIKKININTAKITDLSELPNLNYEIARQIIKYRELNGEFNDINQLKSIAEFPIEKFDRIQLYLTL from the coding sequence ATGAAATCCCATTTCGTTTTCTCAAAAAGTGAACGTAATGGGATTTTTTTATTGGTGACAATTATACTTGTGCTTCAATTAGCATATTGGTTAATTCCTTTTCCAAAGGGTGTTGCTCCCAAGGATACTCCAGAATTAGTTAGATTTCAACAGAAGGTAGATTCTCTTAAGCAATTAAAAATTAAAGAGAATACGCCTAAGCAGTATCCTTTTAATCCAAATTTTTTAACAGATTATAAAGGTTATACTTTAGGAATGTCTACTCAGGAAATTGATAGACTTTTGGCTTACAGGAAGCAAAATAAATGGGTGAATTCAAAAAAGGATTTTCAAGATGTTACAAAAGTTTCAGACTCATTATTAAATACGTTTTCACACCTTTTTAAATTTCCAGATTTTATTACAAACCCTAAAAAGAAAAAGGTTTTTGCTAAAGACCGTAAATTATCCTATAAAGATAAAATTGACCTCAATAAAGCTACAGCATTGCAATTGCAAGAGGTATATGGTATTGGGCCTTATTATTCAGAAAAAATAATTGCTTACAGAACTAAGTTGAATGGTTTTTCAGATAATGTTCAACTTAATGATGTTTATGGTTTAGAGCCAAATGTTATTAATAATATACTAAAGAAGTTTACAGTGAAAACACCTGTAAACATTAAAAAAATAAATATAAACACAGCTAAAATTACAGATCTATCAGAATTGCCAAATTTAAATTATGAAATAGCACGGCAAATTATTAAGTATAGAGAACTAAATGGTGAGTTTAACGATATTAATCAACTCAAGTCGATTGCTGAGTTTCCTATTGAAAAGTTCGATAGAATTCAATTATATTTGACCTTGTAA
- the tuf gene encoding elongation factor Tu — MAKETYDRSKPHLNVGTIGHVDHGKTTLTAAITKVLADAGFSEASAFDQIDNAPEEKERGITINSSHVEYATANRHYAHVDCPGHADYVKNMVTGAAQMDGAILVVAATDGPMPQTREHILLGRQVGIPRIVVFMNKVDMVDDEELLELVEMEIRDLLSFYEYDGDNGPVIQGSALGALNGEQKWVDTVLSLMEAVDSWIEEPQREVDKPFLMPIEDVFSITGRGTVATGRIETGIANTGDPVEIIGMGAEKLTSTITGIEMFRQILDRGEAGDNAGILLRGIEKSQISRGMVIVKPGSVTPHKKFKAEVYILKKEEGGRHTPFHNNYRPQFYVRTTDVTGTISLPDGVEMVMPGDNLTITVELLQTIAMNVGLRFAVREGGRTVGAGQVTEILD, encoded by the coding sequence ATGGCTAAGGAAACTTATGACAGGTCCAAACCGCACTTAAACGTTGGTACTATTGGACACGTTGACCACGGTAAAACAACTTTAACTGCTGCTATCACTAAAGTTTTAGCAGATGCTGGATTCTCAGAAGCTTCAGCTTTTGATCAAATTGATAATGCTCCAGAAGAAAAAGAAAGAGGTATTACAATTAACTCTTCTCACGTAGAGTATGCAACTGCTAACCGTCACTACGCACACGTTGACTGTCCAGGTCACGCGGATTACGTAAAGAACATGGTTACTGGTGCTGCACAGATGGATGGTGCTATTCTTGTTGTTGCTGCAACAGATGGTCCAATGCCACAAACTCGTGAGCACATCCTTTTAGGACGTCAGGTTGGTATTCCTCGTATCGTTGTTTTTATGAACAAAGTTGATATGGTTGATGATGAGGAGCTTTTAGAGCTTGTTGAAATGGAAATCCGTGACTTATTATCTTTCTATGAGTATGATGGAGATAATGGTCCTGTAATTCAAGGTTCTGCTTTAGGTGCGCTTAACGGTGAGCAAAAGTGGGTTGATACTGTTCTTTCTTTAATGGAAGCAGTTGATTCTTGGATCGAAGAGCCACAGCGTGAGGTAGATAAGCCTTTCTTAATGCCTATCGAAGATGTATTCTCTATTACTGGTCGTGGTACTGTTGCAACTGGTCGTATTGAGACTGGTATCGCTAATACTGGTGATCCAGTAGAGATTATCGGTATGGGTGCAGAGAAGTTAACTTCTACTATTACTGGTATTGAAATGTTCCGTCAAATCCTTGATAGAGGTGAGGCTGGAGATAACGCAGGTATCTTATTAAGAGGTATTGAGAAGTCTCAAATTTCAAGAGGTATGGTAATTGTTAAGCCAGGTTCTGTAACTCCACACAAAAAGTTCAAAGCTGAGGTTTATATCTTGAAAAAAGAAGAAGGTGGTCGTCACACACCATTCCATAACAACTACCGTCCACAGTTCTACGTACGTACAACTGATGTTACAGGAACAATTAGTTTACCTGATGGTGTAGAAATGGTAATGCCTGGTGATAACTTAACTATTACAGTTGAATTACTTCAGACAATTGCAATGAATGTAGGTTTACGTTTCGCAGTTCGTGAAGGTGGTCGTACTGTAGGTGCTGGTCAGGTAACTGAAATTCTAGATTAA
- the hpf gene encoding ribosome hibernation-promoting factor, HPF/YfiA family encodes MKVNVQSVNFNVDQKLVVFIQEKLDKLEQFYDKIIFADVFLKVQHTSEKENKITEVLLSIPGDELMVKKNTKTFEEGIDECERALQRQLIKKKEKINAHSNKKIA; translated from the coding sequence ATGAAGGTAAATGTTCAGTCCGTTAACTTTAATGTAGATCAGAAACTTGTAGTATTTATTCAAGAGAAACTAGATAAGTTGGAGCAATTTTATGATAAAATAATATTTGCTGATGTTTTTTTAAAGGTGCAACATACCAGCGAGAAGGAAAATAAAATCACAGAAGTATTATTAAGTATTCCTGGAGATGAGCTTATGGTGAAAAAAAATACTAAAACTTTTGAAGAAGGTATAGATGAGTGTGAGCGCGCACTACAGAGGCAATTAATAAAGAAGAAAGAAAAAATAAATGCACATTCTAATAAAAAAATTGCATAA
- a CDS encoding alpha-amylase, translating to MKNYYKYSALLLIALFLFSCNKDESFTETETTSEESELTVNAMATIGSGVMMQAFYWDVPAGGTWWNTVNGKLQNWSNAGIDAIWLPPVSKAQNGPFSMGYDPFDYYDFGEYDQMGSVETRFGSRTELESLISTAHNNGISVIADIVINHNSGGASESNVFTGSDTYTDYNPASGIFYRTQYDFHPNDYHNNDSGAFGGFPDLCHHKSYVQDHLWNNPNSVAKYYKNVLGFDGWRFDYVKGFEPWVVNSWTNAVGGFSVGEYWDANVNTLEWWVNNSGSSAFDFACYYRMRDAFQNNDLNNLSGDMLWKRNANKAVTFVANHDTDEIFNNKLLAYAYILTHEGYPTLFYKDYEEWLDKNKLNNLIWIHNNLAGGSTINLYTDVDEYIAKRNGYNNNGLVVYLNISNNWQERWVQTNWNSTRIKDYTGNSSWEPVTQADGWVKIQVPPNGYSVWSVK from the coding sequence ATGAAAAATTATTATAAGTATAGTGCTTTATTGCTTATTGCATTGTTTTTATTTAGCTGTAATAAAGATGAGTCTTTTACTGAAACTGAAACCACTTCAGAAGAATCAGAACTTACTGTTAATGCTATGGCTACTATAGGTAGCGGAGTAATGATGCAGGCTTTTTATTGGGATGTACCTGCTGGCGGAACATGGTGGAATACTGTTAACGGTAAGCTCCAAAATTGGAGCAATGCAGGAATAGATGCAATCTGGTTACCACCAGTTTCAAAAGCTCAAAATGGTCCTTTTTCTATGGGGTATGATCCTTTTGATTATTATGATTTTGGTGAATATGATCAAATGGGAAGTGTAGAAACAAGATTTGGCTCACGAACAGAATTAGAGTCTTTAATTTCAACAGCTCATAATAATGGTATTAGCGTTATTGCAGATATTGTAATAAACCATAATAGTGGAGGAGCATCAGAGAGTAATGTCTTTACAGGCTCAGATACTTATACAGATTACAATCCTGCTTCAGGTATTTTCTATAGAACGCAATATGATTTTCATCCTAATGATTATCATAACAATGATTCTGGAGCCTTTGGCGGATTTCCAGATCTCTGTCATCATAAATCTTATGTACAGGATCATTTATGGAATAATCCTAATTCTGTGGCAAAATATTATAAAAACGTTCTAGGGTTTGATGGTTGGAGATTTGATTATGTTAAGGGCTTTGAGCCTTGGGTTGTAAACAGTTGGACAAATGCAGTTGGAGGTTTTTCTGTTGGAGAATATTGGGATGCTAATGTAAATACATTAGAGTGGTGGGTTAATAACTCAGGATCAAGTGCTTTCGATTTTGCATGTTATTACAGGATGAGAGATGCATTTCAAAATAATGATTTAAATAATTTAAGTGGTGATATGTTATGGAAACGTAATGCTAACAAAGCAGTCACTTTTGTTGCAAACCACGATACAGATGAAATCTTTAATAATAAACTTTTAGCTTATGCGTATATACTAACCCATGAAGGTTATCCTACGTTATTTTATAAAGATTATGAAGAATGGTTAGATAAGAACAAGTTGAATAATCTTATTTGGATACATAATAATCTTGCAGGAGGTTCTACAATTAACCTTTATACAGATGTAGATGAATATATAGCCAAAAGAAATGGCTACAATAATAATGGTTTAGTTGTTTACTTAAATATTAGTAATAATTGGCAAGAGCGTTGGGTACAAACAAACTGGAACTCAACTAGAATAAAGGATTACACTGGAAATTCATCTTGGGAGCCAGTTACTCAAGCAGATGGTTGGGTTAAAATTCAGGTGCCTCCAAATGGGTATTCTGTGTGGTCTGTAAAATAA
- the rpsU gene encoding 30S ribosomal protein S21 — MLIIPVKDGENIDRALKRFKRKFDKTGTMRELRRRQQFNKPSVVRRAEIQKAEYIQHLRDQENK; from the coding sequence ATGTTAATTATACCAGTAAAAGACGGAGAAAATATCGATAGAGCGCTTAAGCGTTTTAAGCGTAAATTTGATAAGACAGGAACGATGCGTGAGCTTCGTAGACGTCAGCAATTCAATAAACCTTCTGTAGTACGTAGAGCTGAGATTCAGAAAGCTGAATACATTCAACATCTAAGAGACCAGGAGAACAAATAA
- a CDS encoding potassium channel family protein, which translates to MIKIFKSRIYVAFLLLSVSLGFGILGYRFISNYDWIDALYMTVITITTVGFGEVNPLTNADKVFTIFLILFSVVILGYVISVFTEYMFTRRSYEEFKHKTLEKKIQKLKDHVIVCGFGRNGREAVEKLKSYKKEFVIVEMDEDLVSKHEDDDTMFCIGNANEDETLIRAGIDQASALICAMPEDADNLFTVLSARQLNKNLKIISRASVDTSFRKLKLAGADNVILPDKIGGDHMASLVVMPDLVEFLDNLSVSGQDNVNVREILYEHVCPDNIDKTIREVDLRNLTGCTIIGYKNPAGDYVVNPEASTLITKGSKLIVIGKPNQINTLRNEFNI; encoded by the coding sequence ATGATTAAAATATTTAAATCTAGAATTTACGTAGCATTCCTACTACTTTCAGTTAGTTTAGGATTCGGCATTTTAGGATATCGTTTCATATCTAATTATGATTGGATAGATGCACTTTATATGACGGTTATTACCATTACCACAGTTGGTTTTGGAGAAGTAAATCCGCTTACAAATGCCGATAAGGTATTCACAATTTTCTTAATTTTATTTAGCGTTGTTATTTTAGGTTACGTAATATCTGTATTTACAGAATACATGTTTACAAGACGAAGCTACGAGGAATTTAAACACAAAACTTTGGAAAAAAAGATTCAGAAATTAAAAGATCACGTTATTGTTTGTGGTTTTGGAAGAAATGGTAGAGAAGCTGTAGAAAAACTAAAGAGTTACAAGAAAGAGTTTGTAATTGTAGAGATGGATGAAGATTTGGTTTCTAAACATGAAGATGATGATACCATGTTTTGTATAGGAAATGCCAACGAAGATGAAACTCTTATCCGTGCAGGTATAGACCAAGCTTCAGCATTAATATGTGCAATGCCTGAAGATGCAGATAATTTATTTACAGTGCTTTCTGCAAGGCAATTAAATAAAAACCTTAAAATAATTAGTAGAGCAAGTGTAGATACGTCTTTTAGAAAACTAAAACTTGCAGGTGCAGATAATGTAATTCTTCCAGATAAAATAGGAGGAGATCATATGGCAAGTTTAGTAGTAATGCCAGATTTAGTTGAATTTTTAGATAACCTTTCCGTATCCGGTCAAGATAATGTAAACGTGCGCGAAATACTTTACGAACATGTATGTCCGGATAATATAGATAAAACTATACGCGAGGTAGATTTAAGAAATTTAACAGGCTGTACAATTATAGGATATAAAAATCCTGCAGGAGATTATGTAGTGAACCCAGAAGCGTCCACGCTTATAACAAAGGGTTCAAAATTAATTGTTATAGGAAAGCCAAATCAAATAAATACCTTAAGAAATGAGTTTAATATTTAA
- a CDS encoding PspC family transcriptional regulator translates to MLTVVYKIRHFFERHGFYVSSRLADRLGMRAKSVRLFFIYVSFATLGVGFAIYLTLAFWLKLKDLVYTKRTSVFDL, encoded by the coding sequence ATGTTAACTGTGGTATATAAAATAAGGCACTTTTTTGAGAGACATGGATTTTATGTGTCTTCAAGATTAGCAGACAGATTAGGTATGCGAGCTAAAAGTGTTCGCCTATTCTTTATTTACGTATCTTTTGCAACTTTAGGAGTTGGCTTTGCAATTTATTTAACACTTGCATTCTGGTTAAAGCTTAAAGACTTAGTATATACTAAACGAACTTCTGTGTTCGATTTATGA
- a CDS encoding S8 family serine peptidase, whose amino-acid sequence MKIFKPNTTFIAIAGMAVSSLFLSCEAEEQITETQNLKNDSSVLQESQSQAISGQYIVTLNEAASRSIKNDDSYKGRLANVNAFVNEMIAAPHMKSTSVKQVYGFAMTGFTATLSPEQLKSLQSDSRVASVEPDVMVKLSVAKEETTAMTFVAQNTPYGITRVNGGVDGTGKTAWIIDSGIDLDHPDLNVDVDRSRSFVPGEPSPDDQNGHGSHVAGTVAAIDNGIGVIGVAPNAKVVALKVLGADGSGATSGIIAALDYVAAVGEPGDAANMSLGPAVPILGINSALDNATTRVGAKGIGVAIAAGNSTSIANLYSPARASGENVYTVSAMDSNDQFAYFSNFGSVVDYCAPGVSVYSTSMQGGYATLSGTSMAAPHVCGLLLLGDLRTDGNVFLDPDFNPDPIAVH is encoded by the coding sequence ATGAAAATTTTTAAACCAAACACAACTTTTATAGCCATTGCAGGTATGGCTGTGTCATCTCTATTTTTGTCTTGTGAGGCAGAAGAACAAATTACAGAAACACAAAATTTAAAAAATGATTCTAGTGTTCTTCAGGAATCACAATCCCAAGCAATATCTGGGCAATATATTGTAACCTTAAATGAAGCTGCTTCAAGATCTATTAAGAATGATGATTCTTATAAAGGTAGATTAGCAAATGTAAATGCATTTGTAAATGAAATGATTGCAGCTCCGCACATGAAGTCTACATCTGTAAAACAAGTATATGGCTTTGCAATGACAGGATTTACAGCAACATTGTCGCCTGAGCAATTAAAATCATTACAGTCAGACAGCAGAGTAGCAAGTGTAGAGCCAGATGTAATGGTGAAATTAAGTGTTGCAAAAGAAGAAACTACAGCTATGACATTTGTAGCTCAAAATACACCTTACGGAATTACTAGAGTAAATGGTGGTGTAGATGGTACAGGTAAAACAGCTTGGATTATAGATAGCGGAATAGATTTAGATCACCCAGATTTAAATGTAGATGTAGATAGAAGTAGATCTTTTGTTCCAGGAGAACCTTCACCAGATGATCAAAATGGTCACGGTAGTCATGTTGCAGGTACTGTTGCAGCAATTGATAATGGAATAGGAGTTATTGGAGTTGCGCCAAATGCAAAAGTAGTGGCATTAAAAGTGTTAGGAGCAGATGGTAGTGGAGCTACATCTGGCATTATAGCGGCGCTCGATTATGTTGCTGCTGTAGGAGAACCTGGAGATGCTGCTAATATGAGCTTAGGGCCAGCAGTTCCAATTTTAGGAATAAACAGTGCTTTAGATAATGCTACCACAAGAGTAGGTGCAAAAGGTATTGGTGTTGCAATTGCAGCAGGTAACTCCACAAGTATAGCAAACCTTTACTCTCCAGCAAGAGCTTCTGGAGAAAATGTATATACAGTTTCTGCAATGGATAGCAATGATCAATTTGCTTACTTTTCAAACTTTGGAAGTGTTGTAGATTATTGTGCGCCAGGTGTAAGTGTATATTCTACATCTATGCAAGGTGGTTATGCTACGTTAAGTGGTACATCTATGGCGGCACCTCATGTTTGTGGGTTATTATTATTAGGAGATTTGAGAACAGACGGAAACGTGTTTTTAGATCCAGATTTTAATCCAGATCCAATTGCAGTTCACTAA